One Maribacter cobaltidurans genomic window carries:
- the odhB gene encoding 2-oxoglutarate dehydrogenase complex dihydrolipoyllysine-residue succinyltransferase has translation MILEMKVPSPGESITEVEIAEWLVEDGDYVEKDQAIAEVDSDKATLELPAEASGTITLKAEVGDAVAVGAVVCLIDTGAEKPDGASKAASSSSGGDEGSSSNAEKDLDSQKAEKDKKEDSEKAPQPPQAKETYASGVASPAAKKILNEKGIDASSVSGTGRDGRITKSDAMNAKPSMGSPVTGGSRGETRSKLSMLRRKVAERLVSAKNETAMLTTFNEVDMSAIFELRNKYKEEFKERHGVGLGFMSFFTKAVVRALEMYPAVNSMIDGKEMISYDFCDISIAVSGPKGLMVPVIRNAENLTFRGIEAEVKRLAIRAREGEITVDEMTGGTFTITNGGVFGSMLSTPIINPPQSAILGMHNIVERPIARDGAIAIAPIMYVALSYDHRIIDGKESVGFLVAVKEALESPEEFLMDNDVKKALEM, from the coding sequence ATGATTCTAGAAATGAAAGTTCCCTCACCAGGGGAATCCATAACTGAAGTTGAAATCGCCGAGTGGTTGGTAGAGGATGGGGATTATGTGGAGAAAGACCAAGCAATTGCGGAGGTAGATTCGGATAAGGCGACATTGGAGTTGCCTGCAGAAGCCAGTGGTACCATTACCCTCAAAGCGGAAGTCGGGGATGCTGTTGCCGTGGGTGCGGTCGTTTGTTTGATCGATACCGGTGCAGAAAAGCCTGATGGTGCCAGTAAGGCGGCTAGTTCATCTTCAGGAGGTGACGAAGGTTCTTCGAGCAATGCCGAAAAGGATTTGGATAGTCAAAAGGCAGAAAAGGATAAGAAGGAAGATAGTGAAAAGGCACCTCAGCCTCCTCAAGCCAAGGAAACCTATGCATCCGGTGTGGCCTCACCTGCAGCTAAGAAAATACTTAATGAAAAAGGTATTGATGCATCAAGTGTTTCCGGTACGGGTCGCGATGGTAGGATTACAAAGTCAGATGCCATGAACGCCAAACCTTCAATGGGCTCTCCCGTTACTGGGGGTAGCCGTGGGGAAACACGCTCAAAACTGTCCATGTTAAGGAGAAAGGTGGCTGAGCGGTTGGTGTCCGCTAAGAATGAAACTGCGATGTTAACTACCTTTAACGAGGTGGATATGTCGGCAATTTTCGAATTACGAAATAAATATAAAGAGGAGTTTAAGGAAAGGCATGGAGTAGGACTTGGATTTATGTCCTTCTTTACAAAAGCTGTCGTAAGGGCTTTGGAAATGTATCCAGCTGTTAATTCCATGATCGATGGAAAGGAAATGATTTCTTATGATTTTTGTGACATCAGTATTGCTGTATCTGGACCAAAGGGTTTAATGGTTCCTGTAATCAGAAATGCTGAAAACCTTACTTTTAGGGGAATTGAGGCTGAGGTGAAAAGATTGGCGATACGGGCTAGGGAAGGTGAGATAACAGTAGATGAAATGACTGGAGGTACCTTTACCATTACCAATGGAGGTGTGTTCGGTTCTATGTTGTCAACACCTATCATCAATCCGCCTCAAAGTGCAATTCTAGGTATGCATAATATTGTGGAGCGTCCTATTGCTAGGGATGGTGCCATTGCAATAGCTCCTATAATGTATGTAGCCTTGTCGTATGACCACCGTATAATAGATGGCAAGGAATCCGTTGGTTTCTTGGTAGCGGTTAAGGAAGCATTGGAAAGTCCGGAAGAATTTTTGATGGACAACGACGTTAAAAAAGCTTTGGAAATGTAA
- a CDS encoding DegT/DnrJ/EryC1/StrS family aminotransferase: MKKIQMVDLGGQYQEIKEQVNESISKILESSSFINGPEVHAFQEELEDYLGVKHVIPCANGTDALQIAMMGLGLKPGDEVITADFTFAATVEVIALLQLTPVLVDVDMETFNIDIEAVEKAITSKTKAIVPVHLFGQCANMDAIMGIAQKHNLYVIEDNAQAIGAKYQFADGTKKMAGTIGHVGATSFFPSKNLGCYGDGGAIFTNDDVLAHTIRGIVNHGMYERYHHDVVGVNSRLDSIQAAVLRAKLPKLDGYCNDRRAAAKKYNEALKNEKNIVLPKTVRSCEGICENCDCHVFHQYTLRIINGKRDDLVKFLNGNDIPCGVYYPIPLHRQKAYLDERYNEVDFKVTNQLVEEVISLPMHTELDDEQITFIADKVIEFMNS; this comes from the coding sequence ATGAAAAAAATACAGATGGTTGACCTTGGTGGTCAATATCAGGAAATAAAGGAGCAAGTCAATGAATCAATTTCCAAAATACTGGAATCGTCGTCTTTCATAAATGGACCGGAAGTCCACGCCTTTCAAGAGGAGCTGGAAGATTATCTTGGCGTTAAACATGTCATTCCTTGCGCCAATGGAACAGATGCCCTACAAATAGCCATGATGGGGCTCGGTTTAAAACCTGGGGATGAAGTCATAACCGCCGACTTTACTTTTGCGGCCACGGTAGAGGTTATAGCCCTATTGCAACTTACACCGGTTCTGGTAGATGTGGATATGGAAACCTTCAATATAGATATTGAGGCTGTTGAGAAGGCAATAACTTCAAAAACAAAAGCCATAGTGCCCGTACATCTTTTTGGCCAATGTGCCAATATGGATGCCATAATGGGGATAGCTCAGAAACATAATCTCTACGTTATCGAGGACAATGCTCAGGCCATTGGAGCTAAATATCAGTTTGCCGATGGGACAAAAAAAATGGCTGGAACCATTGGTCATGTAGGGGCAACTTCCTTTTTTCCCTCAAAAAATCTGGGATGCTATGGCGATGGGGGAGCCATTTTTACCAATGATGATGTCTTGGCACATACCATAAGAGGAATTGTAAACCATGGTATGTATGAGCGATACCACCATGATGTTGTGGGGGTGAATTCTAGATTAGATTCTATTCAGGCTGCCGTCCTTAGGGCCAAATTGCCAAAATTGGATGGATATTGCAATGACCGAAGAGCCGCAGCCAAGAAGTATAATGAGGCTTTAAAAAATGAAAAGAATATTGTGCTACCCAAAACGGTAAGATCTTGCGAAGGCATTTGTGAAAATTGTGATTGCCACGTATTTCATCAATACACATTGAGAATTATAAATGGAAAGCGTGATGATTTAGTCAAATTCCTTAACGGCAATGATATTCCTTGCGGTGTGTATTACCCAATTCCATTGCACCGCCAAAAAGCTTATTTGGATGAAAGGTATAATGAAGTGGATTTTAAGGTGACCAACCAATTGGTGGAAGAAGTTATTTCCCTGCCGATGCATACTGAACTTGACGATGAACAAATTACCTTTATTGCCGATAAGGTCATCGAGTTTATGAATTCTTAG
- a CDS encoding alpha-ketoglutarate decarboxylase, whose product MKNWIFIGFVTIFQVICHAQSSNSDSNFFGRVRYGGSLGMGFFNGGFNINVSPSAIYPVTNEFSAGASLNFNYAEFDDEKLLAYGGSILSLYNPIPQIQLSAEFEQLRINRSLEAVPYTLEDNYWLPALFLGVGYSTYNVTFGLRYDLLYNDNKSIYGNALMPFVRVYF is encoded by the coding sequence ATGAAAAATTGGATTTTTATCGGTTTTGTTACAATTTTTCAGGTGATATGCCATGCCCAATCCTCTAATAGTGACTCCAACTTTTTCGGTAGGGTAAGATACGGAGGAAGTCTTGGAATGGGATTTTTTAATGGTGGATTCAATATCAATGTTTCTCCTAGTGCAATTTATCCCGTAACCAATGAATTTTCCGCAGGGGCCAGCCTTAATTTTAATTATGCCGAATTCGACGATGAAAAACTTTTGGCCTATGGAGGAAGCATTTTGTCCCTTTATAACCCAATCCCTCAAATACAACTTTCCGCAGAATTTGAGCAACTTAGAATAAATAGATCTTTGGAAGCCGTTCCCTATACCCTAGAGGACAATTATTGGCTTCCGGCCCTATTTTTAGGCGTGGGATATAGCACGTATAATGTTACATTTGGCCTGCGATATGATTTACTTTACAATGACAATAAAAGTATTTACGGAAATGCATTAATGCCATTTGTTCGTGTATATTTTTAA
- a CDS encoding metal-dependent hydrolase family protein, with protein MNFKLLFALFFVGLIASAQDTYLQCGEILDVKSGKLQSEKTIVVSGNKIKSILDGYVSGTTDDNVVDLKSKTVLPGFIDMHVHIESESSPSRYLERFTKNEADVALQSTVYAKRTLMAGFTTVRDLGGSGVNIALRNAINKGTVVGPRIFTAGKSIATTGGHADPTNGVRDDLMGDPGPKDGVVNSPDDGRKAVRQRYKDGADVIKITATGGVLSVAKNGQNPQFTFDEIKAIVETANDYGMLTAAHAHGDEGMQRAVKAGIKTIEHGTMMSDETMDLMIEKNTYMVPTISAGQEAARLAKIPGYLPPVVAKKALEIGPLLNATFARAYKKGVPIAFGTDSGVSPHGDNGKEFGYMHAAGMPIIETLRSATITNARLLGMENELGQLKEGYVADIVAVDDNPLDNVNTLEEVSFVMKEGVVYKQ; from the coding sequence ATGAATTTTAAATTACTATTTGCCTTGTTTTTTGTGGGCTTAATTGCCAGTGCCCAAGATACTTATCTCCAATGTGGTGAAATTTTGGATGTGAAATCCGGAAAGCTGCAATCCGAAAAGACCATTGTTGTTTCAGGGAATAAAATCAAAAGTATTCTGGATGGATACGTTTCAGGAACTACCGATGATAACGTAGTGGATTTAAAATCAAAGACAGTTTTACCAGGTTTTATCGATATGCATGTTCATATAGAAAGCGAATCGAGTCCTTCAAGATATTTGGAACGATTTACCAAAAATGAGGCGGATGTTGCCTTGCAATCTACCGTCTATGCCAAAAGAACATTGATGGCGGGTTTTACGACCGTACGGGATTTAGGGGGTTCAGGTGTAAACATAGCCTTGCGGAACGCCATCAATAAAGGGACTGTTGTTGGCCCAAGAATATTTACCGCCGGTAAATCAATAGCTACTACAGGAGGTCATGCGGATCCAACCAACGGTGTAAGAGATGATTTGATGGGGGATCCAGGGCCAAAAGACGGGGTGGTGAATTCTCCGGATGATGGAAGGAAAGCGGTTAGACAGCGTTATAAAGATGGTGCCGATGTTATTAAGATAACGGCTACGGGCGGTGTGCTTAGCGTTGCCAAAAATGGTCAAAATCCGCAATTTACTTTTGACGAAATAAAAGCAATTGTAGAAACTGCCAATGATTATGGAATGCTTACAGCAGCACATGCCCATGGGGACGAAGGCATGCAAAGAGCGGTCAAGGCGGGTATAAAAACAATAGAGCACGGTACCATGATGTCCGATGAAACCATGGACCTTATGATTGAAAAAAATACTTACATGGTACCCACTATTTCCGCAGGACAAGAGGCGGCACGTTTGGCCAAAATTCCAGGCTATTTACCACCTGTTGTGGCAAAAAAAGCTTTGGAAATAGGACCGCTCCTTAACGCTACTTTTGCCAGAGCTTACAAGAAGGGAGTGCCCATTGCCTTTGGGACGGATTCTGGTGTTTCTCCGCATGGAGATAACGGTAAGGAATTTGGATATATGCATGCCGCGGGAATGCCCATTATTGAAACCCTGCGTTCCGCTACCATCACCAATGCTCGGTTATTGGGAATGGAAAATGAGTTGGGACAATTAAAGGAGGGTTATGTTGCCGATATTGTGGCCGTAGACGATAATCCTTTGGATAATGTGAATACCTTGGAAGAAGTTTCTTTCGTGATGAAGGAAGGGGTTGTCTATAAGCAGTAA
- the galE gene encoding UDP-glucose 4-epimerase GalE, whose protein sequence is MKILVTGGLGFIGSHTVVELQNKGFEVIIIDDCSNADEKVLGGIEKITGAKPIFEKLDLKDRNKVEDFFQRYQDIEGVIHFAASKAVGESVEKPLLYYENNIGTLIYILKELSKKNKSSFIFSSSCTVYGQADEMPINEDAPVKEAESPYGNTKQIGEEIIRDTCKVTPQLNAIALRYFNPMGAHPSTEIGELPIGVPQNLVPFITQTGVGLRKELSVFGDDYPTEDGTCIRDYIYVVDLAKAHVVALERLLASKNSQNYEVFNVGTGKGSSVLEVIHSFERVSGEKLNYKIVGRRPGDITSAYADTTKANNVLGWKSQYSLDQAMKSAWEWEQKIRN, encoded by the coding sequence ATGAAAATACTAGTTACGGGAGGTCTGGGTTTTATAGGTTCCCATACGGTAGTAGAACTGCAAAACAAAGGATTCGAGGTTATAATCATAGACGATTGTTCCAATGCCGATGAGAAGGTTCTAGGTGGTATAGAAAAAATAACCGGGGCAAAACCAATTTTTGAAAAGTTGGATTTAAAGGATAGAAACAAGGTCGAAGACTTTTTTCAAAGATATCAGGATATAGAAGGGGTAATACACTTTGCCGCTTCCAAGGCGGTAGGGGAGAGTGTTGAGAAGCCATTACTGTATTATGAGAATAACATTGGTACCCTTATTTATATATTAAAGGAGCTCAGTAAAAAGAACAAGTCCAGTTTTATTTTTAGTTCTTCCTGTACCGTTTATGGCCAAGCAGATGAAATGCCCATAAACGAAGATGCTCCCGTTAAGGAGGCCGAATCTCCCTATGGAAATACCAAGCAGATAGGCGAGGAAATTATTAGGGATACCTGCAAGGTAACCCCCCAGTTAAATGCCATTGCACTCCGATACTTTAATCCTATGGGTGCCCATCCTAGCACTGAAATTGGAGAATTACCCATTGGTGTACCACAGAACCTAGTGCCATTTATAACACAAACCGGTGTTGGGCTTAGAAAGGAACTATCTGTTTTTGGCGATGATTATCCCACGGAAGATGGCACCTGTATTCGAGATTACATCTATGTCGTGGATTTGGCAAAGGCCCATGTCGTGGCTTTGGAGCGCTTATTGGCTTCAAAGAACAGCCAAAATTATGAAGTCTTTAATGTAGGTACTGGAAAAGGAAGTTCGGTCCTGGAAGTAATTCATAGTTTTGAAAGGGTTTCAGGCGAAAAACTGAATTACAAAATAGTAGGCAGAAGACCTGGCGATATCACTTCGGCATATGCAGATACGACCAAGGCCAATAATGTACTTGGTTGGAAATCGCAATACTCGTTGGACCAAGCTATGAAATCGGCATGGGAATGGGAACAAAAAATTAGAAATTGA
- a CDS encoding acyltransferase family protein, translating into MNKLKNRYLSLDVFRGLDVALMIIVNSPGNGDTSFAPLKHAEWHGFTLTDLVFPTFLFVVGNAMSFSMKKYETLGDAAFFKKVLKRFAIIFLLGFLMYWFPFFENGTLKPLAETRIFGVLQRIALCYLFASILVYYFKTRTVIIFSACALIGYHILLLTFGDLTLLGNAVLKLDKFLIGADHMYHGNGGVAFDPEGLLSTLPSIVNVIAGYLTGKFIQKNGQNYETVAKLLMFGCVLVFAGLAWDLILPINKKLWTSSFVLLTCGIDLFVIAILVYLLDMTKNFKRTYFFEVFGRNTLFIYLLSEIFVISLFEIKIKGTSAYNWIADNIFIATTGDYVGSFLFALWVMLTCWLVGYIMDKKGIYIKV; encoded by the coding sequence ATGAATAAACTGAAAAACAGATACCTCTCCCTTGATGTTTTTAGGGGATTGGATGTGGCTTTAATGATCATTGTAAATTCTCCCGGCAATGGAGATACCAGCTTTGCGCCTTTAAAGCATGCGGAGTGGCATGGGTTTACCTTAACGGACCTTGTTTTTCCCACCTTTTTATTTGTGGTTGGAAACGCCATGAGCTTCAGTATGAAAAAGTATGAGACCCTAGGAGATGCTGCCTTTTTCAAAAAAGTATTGAAGCGATTTGCGATTATATTTCTCTTGGGATTCTTAATGTATTGGTTTCCTTTTTTTGAAAACGGAACGCTAAAACCTCTTGCCGAAACCCGAATATTTGGCGTTCTTCAGCGCATTGCCCTGTGCTATCTTTTTGCTTCTATTCTAGTCTATTATTTCAAAACACGAACTGTAATTATATTTAGCGCATGCGCTTTGATAGGTTACCACATTCTTTTACTGACTTTTGGAGACCTTACTTTACTAGGCAATGCTGTTTTAAAGCTAGATAAATTTTTAATTGGTGCCGATCATATGTACCATGGCAATGGCGGTGTAGCTTTCGACCCTGAAGGGCTATTAAGCACATTGCCTTCCATCGTGAATGTCATAGCTGGATACCTTACAGGTAAATTCATTCAAAAAAATGGACAGAACTACGAAACGGTGGCGAAACTTCTAATGTTTGGCTGCGTTTTGGTTTTTGCAGGATTGGCTTGGGATTTAATTTTACCCATTAATAAAAAACTATGGACCAGTTCTTTTGTGCTTTTAACATGCGGAATTGACCTCTTCGTTATTGCTATTTTGGTTTACTTGTTAGACATGACCAAGAACTTTAAAAGGACATACTTTTTTGAGGTTTTTGGAAGGAATACCCTCTTTATTTACCTCTTATCCGAAATCTTCGTTATCAGCTTGTTTGAAATTAAAATAAAAGGAACAAGTGCTTACAATTGGATAGCGGATAATATATTCATTGCAACAACTGGAGACTACGTGGGGTCCTTTTTATTCGCCCTTTGGGTTATGCTAACGTGCTGGCTGGTTGGTTATATTATGGACAAGAAAGGTATTTACATAAAGGTTTAA
- a CDS encoding 2-oxoglutarate dehydrogenase E1 component, which translates to MDKYSFLNAVHTSYFSELYDKYLINPDSIEPSWRAFFQGFDFGIESSLDELDIDPEHRTTVTINGNQVEMPESLQKEFQVIRLIDGYRSRGHLFTKTNPVRERRRYEPTLSIDNFGLTDADLDTVFNAGDIIGIGPSSLREIIAHLTSIYCDSIGVEYMYIRKPESIKWIQNWINVNDNHPNFSPERKKHILKKLNQAVSFEGFLHTKYVGQKRFSLEGNESLIPALDVIVERAAEMGVKQFVMGMAHRGRLNVLTNIFGKSAKDIFSEFDGKDYEQEIFDGDVKYHLGWTSDRMSDNGNKIRMNIAPNPSHLETVGAVVEGIARAKQDAHYQDDFSKVLPIVVHGDAAIAGQGIVYEVVQMANLDGYKTGGTIHIVVNNQIGFTTNYLDARSSTYCTDVGKVTLSPVLHVNADDAEAVVHAALFALEYRMQFDQDVFIDLLGYRKYGHNEGDEPRFTQPKLYKAIAKHQNPRDIYAERLINEGVIDDGYVAELEKQYKDSLEVKLEDSRKEDKTVITPFMADEWKGFENVREWEMMDPVDTTFDKEKLTEIAKVITQLPKGKKFLRKVEKLIKDRHKMFFESDSLDWAMGELLAYGTLLQEGFGVRMSGQDVERGTFSHRHAVMKVEESEEEVLLLNNISEDQGRFQIYNSLLSEYGVVGFDYGYAMASPNTLTIWEAQFGDFSNGAQIMIDQYISAAEDKWKLQNGLVMLLPHGYEGQGAEHSSARMERYLQLCARDNMYIADVTTPAQMFHILRRQMKANFRKPLIIFTPKSLLRHPKAVSTVEELSNGSFREVIDDAMADVKKVKSLVFCTGKFYYDLLAVKEELDRDDVALVRLEQLFPLPEQQMKDIIKKYKNADDIVWAQEEPRNMGAWSHLLMHFSDVNKFRVASRRFYAAPAAGSAVRSKARHQQVIDYVFDKNKDNMSKPKSKN; encoded by the coding sequence ATGGATAAATATTCCTTTTTGAATGCTGTTCATACCTCCTATTTTTCCGAGTTATATGACAAGTATTTAATCAATCCGGATAGTATTGAGCCCAGTTGGCGAGCTTTTTTTCAGGGATTTGATTTTGGTATTGAAAGTTCGTTGGACGAATTGGATATAGACCCTGAGCATAGAACTACCGTTACAATAAATGGAAATCAGGTAGAAATGCCGGAATCCTTGCAAAAGGAGTTTCAGGTAATTAGGTTGATCGATGGTTATAGAAGCAGGGGGCACCTTTTTACGAAAACGAATCCGGTGCGCGAAAGAAGGCGTTATGAGCCTACCCTTTCTATCGATAATTTTGGATTGACGGATGCCGATTTGGATACTGTTTTTAATGCAGGTGATATAATAGGCATCGGGCCTAGTTCGCTTCGTGAGATTATTGCCCATTTGACCAGTATTTACTGTGATTCCATTGGGGTAGAGTATATGTATATTCGAAAGCCCGAAAGTATAAAATGGATTCAGAATTGGATCAATGTCAATGACAATCATCCCAACTTTAGTCCGGAAAGAAAAAAGCATATCCTCAAAAAGCTGAATCAGGCCGTGTCCTTTGAAGGCTTTTTGCACACGAAATACGTGGGCCAAAAGCGATTTTCCTTGGAGGGGAATGAATCATTGATTCCTGCCCTTGATGTTATAGTAGAGCGTGCCGCGGAAATGGGGGTCAAACAATTCGTAATGGGAATGGCCCACAGGGGCCGCCTAAATGTGCTCACCAATATTTTTGGGAAGTCTGCCAAGGATATTTTTAGTGAATTTGACGGTAAGGATTATGAACAGGAGATTTTTGATGGGGACGTAAAATACCACTTGGGTTGGACCTCGGATAGAATGTCCGATAATGGTAACAAGATTAGAATGAACATTGCGCCCAATCCATCCCATTTGGAAACGGTGGGTGCCGTAGTGGAAGGTATTGCCAGGGCGAAGCAAGATGCTCATTATCAGGATGATTTTTCAAAAGTACTTCCTATAGTAGTACATGGCGATGCGGCCATTGCCGGCCAAGGCATTGTATATGAAGTGGTTCAAATGGCCAATTTGGACGGTTATAAGACCGGGGGTACAATTCATATCGTGGTAAATAACCAAATTGGGTTTACAACGAATTATCTAGATGCCAGAAGCTCGACGTATTGTACTGATGTAGGTAAGGTGACCTTAAGTCCGGTATTGCATGTAAATGCTGATGATGCGGAAGCCGTGGTCCATGCCGCTTTGTTCGCTTTGGAGTATAGAATGCAGTTTGATCAGGATGTTTTCATAGATTTATTGGGATATAGAAAATATGGGCATAATGAAGGTGATGAGCCTAGGTTTACCCAGCCCAAATTATATAAGGCCATAGCAAAACATCAGAATCCTCGTGATATTTATGCGGAACGATTGATAAATGAAGGAGTAATAGATGATGGGTATGTGGCCGAACTTGAAAAACAATATAAGGATAGTCTTGAAGTAAAGCTGGAGGACTCCAGAAAAGAGGACAAGACTGTCATTACCCCTTTTATGGCTGATGAGTGGAAAGGGTTTGAAAATGTTCGCGAGTGGGAGATGATGGACCCTGTGGACACCACATTTGACAAGGAAAAACTTACGGAAATAGCAAAAGTGATTACCCAATTGCCAAAGGGTAAAAAATTCCTTCGTAAGGTAGAGAAGTTAATAAAGGATAGACATAAAATGTTCTTTGAGTCGGATTCCTTGGATTGGGCCATGGGCGAATTGTTGGCTTATGGTACTTTGCTTCAGGAAGGCTTTGGAGTTCGTATGTCCGGTCAGGATGTTGAAAGGGGAACGTTCTCCCACAGACATGCGGTGATGAAGGTCGAGGAGAGCGAAGAAGAGGTTCTATTGTTGAACAATATATCAGAGGACCAGGGCAGATTCCAAATTTATAACTCCCTATTATCAGAATATGGGGTAGTCGGTTTTGATTATGGCTATGCCATGGCAAGCCCAAATACCTTGACCATTTGGGAAGCCCAATTTGGGGACTTCAGCAATGGGGCGCAGATTATGATCGATCAGTATATCTCCGCCGCAGAGGATAAATGGAAGTTGCAGAATGGACTTGTAATGCTTCTGCCGCATGGGTATGAAGGCCAAGGGGCTGAACATTCTTCAGCAAGAATGGAGCGTTACCTTCAATTGTGTGCCAGGGATAATATGTACATTGCCGATGTTACAACGCCGGCTCAAATGTTCCATATCCTAAGAAGGCAAATGAAGGCAAATTTTAGAAAGCCGTTGATTATCTTTACCCCAAAGAGTTTGTTAAGACATCCAAAGGCAGTCTCCACTGTTGAAGAGTTGTCCAATGGTAGTTTTAGGGAAGTCATAGACGATGCCATGGCGGATGTCAAGAAAGTGAAAAGTTTGGTTTTTTGTACAGGAAAGTTTTATTATGACTTGTTGGCCGTCAAGGAGGAGCTGGATCGTGATGATGTGGCTTTGGTACGATTGGAACAATTATTCCCTTTGCCCGAGCAACAAATGAAGGATATTATCAAGAAATATAAAAATGCCGATGATATTGTATGGGCGCAAGAGGAACCTAGAAATATGGGGGCTTGGAGCCATTTGTTGATGCATTTTAGCGATGTCAATAAATTTAGAGTAGCCTCGAGAAGGTTTTATGCCGCACCGGCAGCGGGAAGTGCGGTTAGGTCGAAGGCGAGGCATCAGCAAGTGATAGACTATGTTTTTGATAAGAACAAGGATAATATGTCCAAACCTAAAAGTAAGAATTAA
- a CDS encoding 3-deoxy-D-manno-octulosonic acid transferase: MRYIYSFIVFISWQILKLVALVNPKISQFVSGRKEVFDVLKNRTSETDKVLWIHAASLGEYEQGLPILERLKLEYPTHKILLTFFSPSGYEVKKDSSPADITTYLPIDTPKKAAMFLDTVKPSLAIFIKYEIWPNYLHMLNKRKIPALLISARFKPDKIFFKSYGGFMRSSLSQFSHIFVQDDNSYMLLKNIGIEKVSVAGDTRLDRVLEILEQDNSLGFMDQFQQRKNCLVAGSTWPEDEKLLVEFINNTKGDEKFVIAPHNINGEHIQNLKKSISKKTLLYTDLPKQISADIQVIIIDTIGLLTKIYSYANIAYVGGGFATGLHNTLEPAVFGIPVIIGPNYKGFLEVEDLVQLGGILPIKNQKEFNEVINQLFNNAKESSSIGAINSQYILNNKGASIQIMEGIRTLL; encoded by the coding sequence TTGAGATACATCTATTCCTTTATTGTTTTCATAAGCTGGCAAATTCTAAAGTTAGTGGCACTTGTCAATCCCAAGATTTCCCAATTTGTATCGGGACGTAAAGAAGTCTTTGACGTCTTAAAAAATAGAACTTCAGAAACCGATAAGGTGCTCTGGATACACGCCGCGTCCTTGGGAGAATATGAGCAGGGGTTGCCCATATTGGAGAGATTAAAATTGGAATATCCCACCCATAAGATTCTGTTGACATTTTTCTCTCCGTCGGGATACGAAGTGAAAAAGGATTCGTCCCCGGCGGACATCACCACGTATCTGCCTATTGACACCCCAAAAAAAGCGGCCATGTTTTTGGATACGGTGAAACCCAGTTTGGCCATCTTCATCAAATACGAAATTTGGCCAAATTATTTACATATGCTGAATAAGAGGAAGATTCCAGCTCTCCTAATTTCGGCAAGATTTAAGCCCGATAAAATATTCTTTAAAAGTTATGGCGGGTTTATGCGAAGTTCATTAAGTCAATTTTCCCACATTTTTGTACAGGACGATAATTCCTATATGTTATTAAAAAACATTGGAATTGAAAAGGTGTCGGTAGCAGGAGATACCAGATTGGACAGGGTATTGGAAATATTGGAACAGGATAATTCTCTCGGGTTCATGGACCAATTCCAACAAAGAAAAAATTGTCTCGTCGCTGGAAGCACCTGGCCAGAAGATGAAAAATTACTGGTCGAATTCATAAATAACACTAAGGGTGATGAGAAATTTGTCATAGCTCCGCACAACATTAATGGGGAGCACATTCAAAATCTAAAAAAAAGCATCAGTAAAAAGACATTGCTTTATACCGACCTTCCAAAACAAATATCTGCTGACATACAAGTAATCATTATAGATACCATTGGACTTTTGACCAAAATTTATAGTTATGCAAATATAGCCTATGTGGGTGGGGGATTTGCCACGGGACTCCACAACACCCTGGAACCAGCAGTTTTTGGTATTCCGGTTATTATCGGGCCAAACTATAAGGGATTTCTGGAAGTCGAGGATTTGGTCCAACTAGGTGGAATACTTCCTATAAAGAATCAAAAAGAATTTAACGAGGTTATAAATCAACTGTTTAATAACGCGAAAGAAAGTAGCAGCATAGGAGCCATTAATTCTCAATACATTTTAAACAACAAAGGGGCAAGCATCCAAATCATGGAAGGGATACGTACATTATTATAG